A single window of Chitinophaga sp. XS-30 DNA harbors:
- a CDS encoding RagB/SusD family nutrient uptake outer membrane protein, translating into MKRLITILLLAGCMFSSCSKFLETKPEDFVTPDNYYKTEADLHRALNGVYNRLIDNWGRMYSRGLYSYLAISDEFFYKNITINHLKVMDFDAGQLDVGKLWEVTYQGIDRANLLLENVNKPAMDETKRNAIKGEALFLRAYYYYILVDNFGSVPLKLVSTKSPTDGYLPGAPIATIYDTIVSHMQQAELLVNDIDGYTNNERISKTAVQAILARVFLKMAGEPLKDVSKYEDALAYANKVITSNKHSLQPDYKQIFINHSQNRYDLQECLWEIGMYGDQQGNIQLAGAVGIENGLECPDDNIGYSGGALHPTARLFNLFEEEDLRRDWAIAPYKYVVSNGVTNKSFYTPAQIYERTAGKWRREYETTSPKNRVYNSTNFPVIRYADVLLMKAEAENEVRGVPTPEAYEALNMVRRRGYGKPVNTPDPAVDLEPGLGKTDFFAAIQDERARELCFEGMRKHDLIRWGIFISNMKSLVDDIAATAPSGYKYAANAAKNTTDRNVLLPIPTTELTVNRLINQNPNW; encoded by the coding sequence ATGAAACGTTTGATCACTATACTTCTCCTGGCCGGCTGCATGTTCAGTTCCTGCAGCAAGTTCCTGGAAACCAAACCGGAAGATTTTGTAACACCGGATAATTATTATAAAACAGAAGCAGACCTCCACCGTGCATTGAACGGTGTGTATAACAGGCTGATCGATAATTGGGGAAGGATGTATTCCCGTGGGCTTTACAGCTACCTCGCTATCAGCGACGAGTTCTTTTACAAAAACATCACCATTAACCACCTGAAGGTAATGGATTTTGATGCAGGCCAGCTGGATGTAGGCAAGCTCTGGGAAGTAACCTACCAGGGGATAGACAGGGCCAACCTGTTACTGGAAAATGTGAACAAGCCGGCGATGGATGAAACAAAACGGAATGCCATCAAAGGCGAGGCCCTCTTCCTGCGCGCCTATTATTATTACATCCTGGTGGACAATTTCGGGAGCGTACCGCTGAAGCTCGTTTCTACCAAGTCCCCTACAGATGGCTATCTGCCCGGAGCACCCATTGCTACGATCTATGACACCATCGTGTCTCACATGCAACAGGCGGAATTACTGGTGAACGACATTGACGGCTATACGAATAATGAACGCATCAGCAAAACGGCTGTACAAGCCATCCTGGCAAGGGTTTTCCTGAAAATGGCCGGTGAGCCGCTAAAAGATGTATCAAAATATGAAGATGCGCTGGCCTATGCGAATAAAGTGATCACTTCCAACAAACACTCCCTGCAACCGGATTACAAACAGATATTCATCAATCATTCCCAGAACCGCTATGACCTCCAGGAATGCCTGTGGGAAATAGGTATGTATGGTGACCAGCAGGGTAATATTCAACTGGCTGGTGCTGTGGGTATTGAAAACGGACTGGAATGCCCGGATGATAACATCGGCTACTCCGGAGGTGCACTGCATCCGACTGCAAGGCTGTTCAATCTCTTTGAGGAAGAAGACCTTCGCCGTGACTGGGCTATTGCTCCTTACAAGTATGTTGTCTCCAACGGCGTAACGAACAAATCATTCTATACGCCTGCACAGATCTATGAACGTACTGCCGGCAAATGGCGCCGTGAATATGAAACCACTTCTCCAAAGAACCGCGTGTACAACTCCACCAATTTCCCCGTGATCCGTTATGCAGATGTCCTGTTGATGAAAGCAGAAGCGGAAAACGAAGTGCGCGGCGTACCTACGCCCGAAGCCTACGAAGCCCTCAACATGGTAAGAAGAAGGGGTTACGGCAAACCGGTAAACACACCGGACCCTGCTGTTGATCTGGAACCCGGCCTGGGCAAGACTGATTTTTTTGCTGCCATACAGGATGAGCGGGCACGTGAGCTTTGCTTTGAAGGCATGCGCAAACACGACCTGATCCGCTGGGGCATTTTCATCTCCAATATGAAATCCCTTGTTGACGATATCGCCGCTACTGCTCCTTCCGGCTACAAATACGCCGCCAACGCAGCAAAGAACACTACGGACAGGAATGTGCTGTTGCCCATCCCTACAACAGAATTAACGGTGAACCGTCTCATCAACCAAAACCCTAACTGGTAG
- a CDS encoding DUF5017 domain-containing protein, translating to MRKALFIPIFFITVAACTKEKVTTPDFEVSTPSLTYKTGDTVTFRISGNPDNLTFYSGEPGQQYEFRDRTSMPNELVINFSSFVSYGVIRQNLQLMVSSDFSGLADSNAIKAATWTDISHLATFSTGADRVPSGTINLKDYTQEGHLTYIAFRYTDYKKPGGQNRWVIRTFTAENISPDSLVTPLAVMSTAGWQAVNFRNESFVWSITSAQLLMPSSSSTADDNEDWVFSKGFDPYSVKPDAGTALKNISTLLSEHKHVYKEPGTYKVVFDASSVRYNGEKRVLKEITLTITN from the coding sequence ATGCGAAAAGCATTATTTATACCGATCTTCTTTATCACCGTCGCGGCCTGTACCAAAGAGAAAGTGACCACGCCGGACTTTGAAGTGTCCACGCCATCACTGACTTACAAAACCGGCGACACCGTCACTTTCCGGATCAGTGGCAATCCTGATAACCTTACGTTCTATTCCGGTGAACCTGGTCAGCAATACGAGTTCAGGGACCGCACCTCCATGCCAAACGAACTGGTGATCAATTTCTCCAGCTTTGTGTCATACGGTGTCATCCGGCAGAACCTGCAACTCATGGTGTCCAGCGACTTCAGCGGTCTGGCGGACAGCAATGCCATCAAAGCCGCCACCTGGACGGACATATCCCATCTGGCAACATTTTCCACCGGTGCGGACCGTGTACCTTCAGGTACTATTAACCTGAAAGACTATACGCAGGAAGGGCATCTGACGTATATTGCTTTCCGTTATACGGACTATAAAAAACCAGGCGGGCAGAACAGATGGGTGATCCGTACTTTTACGGCGGAAAATATCTCGCCGGACAGTTTGGTAACGCCGCTGGCCGTAATGTCCACCGCAGGCTGGCAGGCCGTGAACTTCAGGAACGAGAGCTTTGTCTGGAGCATCACCTCCGCACAACTGCTGATGCCGAGCAGCTCATCCACCGCGGATGATAACGAAGACTGGGTATTCTCCAAAGGATTCGATCCCTATTCCGTTAAGCCCGATGCAGGCACTGCATTGAAGAATATCAGCACCCTGCTGTCAGAACATAAACATGTATATAAAGAACCCGGCACCTATAAAGTGGTATTTGACGCTTCCTCCGTCCGCTATAACGGCGAGAAACGGGTTTTGAAAGAAATTACTTTAACGATCACGAACTAG